From the Tribolium castaneum strain GA2 chromosome 2, icTriCast1.1, whole genome shotgun sequence genome, one window contains:
- the LOC658153 gene encoding bifunctional 3'-5' exonuclease/ATP-dependent helicase WRN isoform X1: MDFEFDEIDSKALEDLMETVTKTSAQKSGPSPEHLKVLTKFFGHKTFRPKQWEIIFAIMDKRDVCAIMSTGYGKSLCFQYPSTFLKGVTLVVSPLIALMQDQVLALTVSNIPACLLGSAQNEQRKVIEDILQNKYSIVYITPEFCSGDLGLELLKKMAQQLKIVLIAIDEAHCISSWGHDFRSQYRNLGNLRQIFPRVPVIAVTATATTRVRGDIVKSLQLRDPLIVCSGFDRPNLYFEVYQRAGGGAFKDLTKAMVYEKSEWKFSGPTIIYCITRRQTEDLCEILKNCGVRCRVYHAGLSQKERQEAHEEFVRDKVDVIVATIAFGMGIDKPDIRNVIHYGSSNSVESYYQEVGRAGRDGLPARCVTIYSSGDFQILRNISGGSVKKETALRQIEDYLTTRKCRRRFILEFFEDEVGEDKPKQRCCDVCTQKLYDNRTDQEKYEGLDEKGRYDFTEDAKKFLKTVALFGGKCGLTTYILFLRGSQSTRLTEDKRKHPLNGCGKDQSEEWWKCIAKILTAENCLSEKNQKLSSGFTYQALSLTNKGQSMINGSEKLLIPPPSTVLTLLKQKPAKESVWLTTRPVNTPSTSKQPENTETPEEIEQRMSLYRKLLDQRTDIAAKLDCMPYMVASNTVLMEMSKCKPKTIADLRTLNLEGFPEAKILKFGAAFLGVIARQLKLNKPKIREILLQNPLPDVSMTVTAEVSCSMLESGLTVGEIAAKRGVTVGTIASHLISGIKFGFPVKMSELGVSEEHRDAIIKAYRGLVGPPLSPVLGFNSVRLSEMKERCPPDFTFDQIKTVLAYLEVRCHLAALNFDYEEFEDFNFSDVDLKTEMKSEEEGPPLKREKKDCDPCVDAILDSPPREVKAEPKKSKKALPPWLVPKKLS, translated from the exons ATGGATTTCGAGTTCGATGAAATCGATAGTAAAGCACTGGAAGACCTCATGGAAACTGTAACCAAGACCTCAGCG CAGAAGTCTGGACCAAGTCCTGAACACCTCAAAGTCTTAACTAAATTTTTCGGCCACAAAACCTTCCGACCAAAGCAATGGGAAATCATCTTTGCAATCATGGACAAGAGAGACGTGTGTGCAATTATGAGCACTGGCTATGGCAAGTCCTTGTGCTTCCAATACCCTTCCACTTTTCTCAAAGGAGTCACTCTTGTCGTCTCACCCTTGATTGCACTGATGCAAGACCAAGTCCTCGCActaact GTTTCCAATATTCCGGCGTGTCTTTTGGGGTCGGCGCAAAACGAGCAAAGGAAAGTCATTGAGGACATTTTGCAGAACAAGTACAGTATTGTTTACATCACCCCTGAGTTCTGTTCAGGCGACTTGGGGCTTgagcttttgaaaaaaatggcgcaaCAGCTCAAAATTGTCCTGATTGCGATCGATGAGGCCCATTGTATTAGCTCCTGGGGGCATGATTTTAGGTCGCAGTATCGCAATTTGGGAAATTTGCGACAGATTTTTCCGCGGGTTCCTGTGATCGCAGTCACGGCGACTGCAACAACCAGAGTGCGAGGCGATATTGTCAAAAGTCTCCAACTGCG GGACCCTCTTATTGTTTGTTCCGGCTTCGACCGCCCGAATCTCTACTTCGAAGTGTACCAAAGAGCAGGCGGTGGCGCCTTCAAAGACCTGACCAAGGCCATGGTTTACGAAAAATCCGAATGGAAATTCTCTGGtccaacaattatttattgtatcaCCCGTAGACAGACTGAAGATTTAtgcgaaattttaaaaa ATTGTGGTGTTAGGTGTCGAGTGTATCACGCCGGTTTGTCGCAAAAGGAACGTCAAGAGGCTCATGAGGAGTTTGTTCGCGACAAAGTCGACGTGATTGTGGCAACAATTGCCTTCGGCATGGGCATAGACAAGCCTGATATTCGAAATGTGATACATTACGGCTCATCTAATAGTGTCGAAAGTTACTACCAGGAAGTAGGCCGTGCTGGACGCGACGGACTTCCGGCGCGCTGTGTCACGATTTACAGTTCCGGCGATTTTCAAATCCTCCG aaacatCAGCGGAGGCTCGGTCAAAAAAGAAACGGCTTTGAGGCAAATTGAGGATTATTTGACCACGCGCAAGTGTCGGCGCCGCTTCATTTTGGAGTTTTTTGAGGATGAAGTGGGCGAGGATAAGCCGAAGCAGAGGTGTTGTGACGTGTGtacacaaaa acttTATGATAATCGCACCGATCAGGAGAAATACGAAGGTCTGGATGAAAAAGGCCGTTATGATTTTACAGAAGATGCGAAAAAGTTTCTCAAAACTGTCGCACTTTTTGGTGGAAAGTGCGGTTTGACCACTTATATCCTTTTTCTGAGAGGGTCTCAGTCGACAAGGTTGACTGAAGATAAAAGGAAACATCCGCTGAATGGATGTGGGAAGGACCAATCGGAGGAATGGTGGAAGTGCATAG CGAAAATCCTCACTGCGGAGAATTGTCTGAGcgaaaaaaaccaaaaattatcaTCAGGTTTCACCTATCAAGCCTTATCATTAACAAACAAAGGACAATCGATGATTAACGGAAGTGAGAAATTACTCATCCCGCCACCGTCAACTGTCCTCACGTTATTGAAACAAAAGCCGGCCAAAGA atcGGTTTGGTTAACCACTCGACCGGTTAACACCCCCTCAACGAGTAAACAGCCGGAAAATACCGAAACTCCGGAGGAAATTGAGCAACGGATGTCACTCTACCGGAAACTACTCGACCAAAGGACCGATATTGCGGCAAAATTGGACTGTATGCCATACATGGTGGCCTCAAACACAGTCTTAATGGAAATGTCAAAATGTAAACCGAAAACAATCGCCGATCTTCGAACCTTAAATC TTGAGGGCTTCCCCGAGGCCAAAATACTCAAATTTGGGGCCGCCTTTCTGGGGGTCATTGCGAGACAACTCAAGTtgaataaaccaaaaattcgGGAGATTCTACTCCAAAACCCTTTACCCGACGTTAGCATGACTGTCACTGCCGAAGTCTCGTGCTCCATGCTAGAGTCGGGGCTCACTGTGGGCGAAATCGCCGCCAAAAGGGGGGTCACCGTGGGGACAATTGCCTCGCACCTCATTTCCGGCATAAAATTCGGGTTTCCGGTGAAAATGTCGGAACTGGGGGTCAGTGAGGAGCATCGCGACGCCATAATAAAAGCCTACAGGGGGCTTGTGGGGCCCCCCTTAAGTCCAGTTTTAGGGTTTAACAGTGTTAGGTTGTCCGAGATGAAGGAGAGGTGCCCCCCGGATTTTACCTTCGACCAGATTAAGACAGTTTTGGCGTATTTGGAGGTCAGGTGTCACTTGGCGGCTCTCAATTTTGACTACGAGGAGTTTGAAGACTTTAACTTTAGTGATGTTGATTTGAAGACTGAAATGAAGAGTGAGGAGGAGGGGCCCCCTTTGAAACGCGAGAAGAAAGACTGTGATCCGTGTGTGGACGCAATTTTGGATTCGCCCCCCAGGGAAGTCAAAGCTGAgccaaaaaaatcgaaaaaggCGCTCCCGCCTTGGCTCGTGCCCAAAAAATTGTcctaa
- the LOC658153 gene encoding bifunctional 3'-5' exonuclease/ATP-dependent helicase WRN isoform X2: protein MDFEFDEIDSKALEDLMETVTKTSAKSGPSPEHLKVLTKFFGHKTFRPKQWEIIFAIMDKRDVCAIMSTGYGKSLCFQYPSTFLKGVTLVVSPLIALMQDQVLALTVSNIPACLLGSAQNEQRKVIEDILQNKYSIVYITPEFCSGDLGLELLKKMAQQLKIVLIAIDEAHCISSWGHDFRSQYRNLGNLRQIFPRVPVIAVTATATTRVRGDIVKSLQLRDPLIVCSGFDRPNLYFEVYQRAGGGAFKDLTKAMVYEKSEWKFSGPTIIYCITRRQTEDLCEILKNCGVRCRVYHAGLSQKERQEAHEEFVRDKVDVIVATIAFGMGIDKPDIRNVIHYGSSNSVESYYQEVGRAGRDGLPARCVTIYSSGDFQILRNISGGSVKKETALRQIEDYLTTRKCRRRFILEFFEDEVGEDKPKQRCCDVCTQKLYDNRTDQEKYEGLDEKGRYDFTEDAKKFLKTVALFGGKCGLTTYILFLRGSQSTRLTEDKRKHPLNGCGKDQSEEWWKCIAKILTAENCLSEKNQKLSSGFTYQALSLTNKGQSMINGSEKLLIPPPSTVLTLLKQKPAKESVWLTTRPVNTPSTSKQPENTETPEEIEQRMSLYRKLLDQRTDIAAKLDCMPYMVASNTVLMEMSKCKPKTIADLRTLNLEGFPEAKILKFGAAFLGVIARQLKLNKPKIREILLQNPLPDVSMTVTAEVSCSMLESGLTVGEIAAKRGVTVGTIASHLISGIKFGFPVKMSELGVSEEHRDAIIKAYRGLVGPPLSPVLGFNSVRLSEMKERCPPDFTFDQIKTVLAYLEVRCHLAALNFDYEEFEDFNFSDVDLKTEMKSEEEGPPLKREKKDCDPCVDAILDSPPREVKAEPKKSKKALPPWLVPKKLS, encoded by the exons ATGGATTTCGAGTTCGATGAAATCGATAGTAAAGCACTGGAAGACCTCATGGAAACTGTAACCAAGACCTCAGCG AAGTCTGGACCAAGTCCTGAACACCTCAAAGTCTTAACTAAATTTTTCGGCCACAAAACCTTCCGACCAAAGCAATGGGAAATCATCTTTGCAATCATGGACAAGAGAGACGTGTGTGCAATTATGAGCACTGGCTATGGCAAGTCCTTGTGCTTCCAATACCCTTCCACTTTTCTCAAAGGAGTCACTCTTGTCGTCTCACCCTTGATTGCACTGATGCAAGACCAAGTCCTCGCActaact GTTTCCAATATTCCGGCGTGTCTTTTGGGGTCGGCGCAAAACGAGCAAAGGAAAGTCATTGAGGACATTTTGCAGAACAAGTACAGTATTGTTTACATCACCCCTGAGTTCTGTTCAGGCGACTTGGGGCTTgagcttttgaaaaaaatggcgcaaCAGCTCAAAATTGTCCTGATTGCGATCGATGAGGCCCATTGTATTAGCTCCTGGGGGCATGATTTTAGGTCGCAGTATCGCAATTTGGGAAATTTGCGACAGATTTTTCCGCGGGTTCCTGTGATCGCAGTCACGGCGACTGCAACAACCAGAGTGCGAGGCGATATTGTCAAAAGTCTCCAACTGCG GGACCCTCTTATTGTTTGTTCCGGCTTCGACCGCCCGAATCTCTACTTCGAAGTGTACCAAAGAGCAGGCGGTGGCGCCTTCAAAGACCTGACCAAGGCCATGGTTTACGAAAAATCCGAATGGAAATTCTCTGGtccaacaattatttattgtatcaCCCGTAGACAGACTGAAGATTTAtgcgaaattttaaaaa ATTGTGGTGTTAGGTGTCGAGTGTATCACGCCGGTTTGTCGCAAAAGGAACGTCAAGAGGCTCATGAGGAGTTTGTTCGCGACAAAGTCGACGTGATTGTGGCAACAATTGCCTTCGGCATGGGCATAGACAAGCCTGATATTCGAAATGTGATACATTACGGCTCATCTAATAGTGTCGAAAGTTACTACCAGGAAGTAGGCCGTGCTGGACGCGACGGACTTCCGGCGCGCTGTGTCACGATTTACAGTTCCGGCGATTTTCAAATCCTCCG aaacatCAGCGGAGGCTCGGTCAAAAAAGAAACGGCTTTGAGGCAAATTGAGGATTATTTGACCACGCGCAAGTGTCGGCGCCGCTTCATTTTGGAGTTTTTTGAGGATGAAGTGGGCGAGGATAAGCCGAAGCAGAGGTGTTGTGACGTGTGtacacaaaa acttTATGATAATCGCACCGATCAGGAGAAATACGAAGGTCTGGATGAAAAAGGCCGTTATGATTTTACAGAAGATGCGAAAAAGTTTCTCAAAACTGTCGCACTTTTTGGTGGAAAGTGCGGTTTGACCACTTATATCCTTTTTCTGAGAGGGTCTCAGTCGACAAGGTTGACTGAAGATAAAAGGAAACATCCGCTGAATGGATGTGGGAAGGACCAATCGGAGGAATGGTGGAAGTGCATAG CGAAAATCCTCACTGCGGAGAATTGTCTGAGcgaaaaaaaccaaaaattatcaTCAGGTTTCACCTATCAAGCCTTATCATTAACAAACAAAGGACAATCGATGATTAACGGAAGTGAGAAATTACTCATCCCGCCACCGTCAACTGTCCTCACGTTATTGAAACAAAAGCCGGCCAAAGA atcGGTTTGGTTAACCACTCGACCGGTTAACACCCCCTCAACGAGTAAACAGCCGGAAAATACCGAAACTCCGGAGGAAATTGAGCAACGGATGTCACTCTACCGGAAACTACTCGACCAAAGGACCGATATTGCGGCAAAATTGGACTGTATGCCATACATGGTGGCCTCAAACACAGTCTTAATGGAAATGTCAAAATGTAAACCGAAAACAATCGCCGATCTTCGAACCTTAAATC TTGAGGGCTTCCCCGAGGCCAAAATACTCAAATTTGGGGCCGCCTTTCTGGGGGTCATTGCGAGACAACTCAAGTtgaataaaccaaaaattcgGGAGATTCTACTCCAAAACCCTTTACCCGACGTTAGCATGACTGTCACTGCCGAAGTCTCGTGCTCCATGCTAGAGTCGGGGCTCACTGTGGGCGAAATCGCCGCCAAAAGGGGGGTCACCGTGGGGACAATTGCCTCGCACCTCATTTCCGGCATAAAATTCGGGTTTCCGGTGAAAATGTCGGAACTGGGGGTCAGTGAGGAGCATCGCGACGCCATAATAAAAGCCTACAGGGGGCTTGTGGGGCCCCCCTTAAGTCCAGTTTTAGGGTTTAACAGTGTTAGGTTGTCCGAGATGAAGGAGAGGTGCCCCCCGGATTTTACCTTCGACCAGATTAAGACAGTTTTGGCGTATTTGGAGGTCAGGTGTCACTTGGCGGCTCTCAATTTTGACTACGAGGAGTTTGAAGACTTTAACTTTAGTGATGTTGATTTGAAGACTGAAATGAAGAGTGAGGAGGAGGGGCCCCCTTTGAAACGCGAGAAGAAAGACTGTGATCCGTGTGTGGACGCAATTTTGGATTCGCCCCCCAGGGAAGTCAAAGCTGAgccaaaaaaatcgaaaaaggCGCTCCCGCCTTGGCTCGTGCCCAAAAAATTGTcctaa
- the Nop17l gene encoding protein kintoun, whose protein sequence is MGTFEKLKELDLSRDEVERLGAALKKPEFRQLLADYVHEVQNPENRKLYEAEITQLERERGVAVTFINPSPGYVLKTSDGVRKCFINVCSCELIDRPTSAPMDKDGARGLQWRLPHSLTPPREDLDNKKARCEVYDVVFHPDVIHMAQKNHQFQEIVNKTACDAVEANFEVTLDKKNLKFPKLGYKGAPQSAIIRKPIKDFVPREMEETERQFYDKIYENADQKPKKTNVKRNVKKCAEGNSNYTTPKYVIKHRSHVDVQDCVEDKFARLNLTIPRELIVEINLPLLKASSDITLDVTEKTVQLTSEKPSKYKLNLTLPYRVNQDSGSAKFDKDLKKLIITLPVKRCELPRDDSGVESDPSPHSEDDVIEAKTPSFSDFRTNSCDYELPDFTCHLFDKTLAFTLNVRNVSQDSIEKQVTCDSLHLKFASLSSSFFESNYAFYVRIDSGLDPEKLSVETWDNNVVVQIPVNCDNLEYYYYGLSEHDLRKKYIEEPSVLNSVLQSPIPEEPEPEPEESVTPAINIANSYESSGDELSCSFSPRKGRGILKRLPNRSVSESSLDDMVASSIDDGEMSTSLKKTVRFNDVIMRQLYRSNSSILGQKKKNQRKARNKKRAQERRHSESEASEKEDEKREEKSDYIHSDIFDMDLGV, encoded by the coding sequence ATGGGGACTTTTGAGAAACTCAAAGAGCTGGACCTCTCCCGCGACGAAGTGGAGCGTCTGGGGGCCGCCCTCAAGAAACCCGAGTTCCGCCAACTCCTCGCTGACTACGTGCACGAGGTGCAAAACCCCGAAAACCGGAAGCTGTACGAAGCGGAAATCACGCAACTGGAGCGCGAGCGCGGCGTCGCCGTCACCTTCATCAACCCCAGCCCCGGCTACGTCCTAAAGACCAGCGATGGGGTCCGCAAGTGCTTCATCAACGTCTGCTCCTGCGAACTCATCGACAGGCCCACCTCGGCCCCCATGGACAAGGACGGGGCGCGCGGCCTCCAGTGGCGCCTGCCCCACTCGCTGACGCCCCCACGGGAGGACTTGGACAACAAGAAGGCCCGGTGTGAGGTCTATGATGTGGTGTTCCACCCCGATGTGATACACATGGCCCAGAAAAACCACCAGTTTCAGGAAATTGTCAACAAGACGGCGTGTGACGCCGTCGAGGCGAATTTCGAGGTTACGTTGGACAAGAAGAATCTTAAGTTCCCCAAGTTGGGGTACAAGGGGGCCCCTCAGAGCGCCATAATCCGGAAGCCAATCAAGGATTTTGTCCCGAGGGAGATGGAAGAGACTGAGCGACAATTCTACGATAAAATCTATGAAAACGCCGAtcaaaaaccgaaaaaaacaaatgtgaaACGAAACGTTAAGAAGTGTGCCGAAGGCAACTCGAATTACACGACCCCCAAATATGTGATAAAACACCGGAGTCACGTCGACGTGCAGGACTGCGTCGAGGACAAATTCGCAAGACTCAACCTGACGATCCCTCGGGAACTCATCGTTGAGATCAACTTGCCCTTGCTCAAAGCCTCCTCCGACATCACGCTCGACGTGACGGAAAAAACAGTACAACTAACCAGTGAGAAGCCTTCCAAGTACAAACTCAACCTGACCCTCCCCTACAGGGTGAACCAAGACAGCGGTTCGGCCAAGTTCGACAAAGACCTGAAGAAGCTCATAATCACGTTGCCGGTGAAACGGTGCGAGTTGCCGCGCGACGACAGCGGCGTCGAGAGCGACCCCAGCCCCCACTCCGAGGACGACGTGATCGAGGCGAAGACGCCCAGTTTTAGTGACTTTCGGACTAATTCGTGCGACTACGAACTGCCCGACTTCACCTGTCACCTCTTCGACAAAACCCTGGCGTTTACCCTAAACGTCCGAAACGTGTCGCAAGACTCGATCGAAAAGCAAGTCACGTGCGACTCGCTCCACTTGAAGTTTGCCAGTCTCAGCTCGAGTTTTTTCGAGTCGAATTACGCGTTTTACGTCCGGATTGACTCCGGGCTCGACCCGGAGAAACTCTCCGTTGAGACGTGGGATAATAACGTTGTGGTCCAAATCCCGGTCAATTGTGATAACCTTGAGTACTATTATTACGGCCTAAGTGAGCACGACTTGCGCAAGAAGTATATCGAGGAGCCCTCGGTGCTTAACAGCGTTTTGCAAAGCCCGATCCCGGAGGAGCCGGAGCCGGAACCGGAGGAGTCGGTGACGCCGGCGATTAATATTGCGAATTCGTACGAATCGAGCGGCGATGAATTGAGTTGTAGTTTTAGTCCCAGGAAGGGCCGGGGCATTTTGAAGCGTTTGCCCAATAGAAGTGTGTCGGAGTCGAGTCTGGACGATATGGTGGCGTCGTCGATCGATGATGGGGAAATGTCGACCAGTTTGAAGAAGACAGTGCGGTTTAATGATGTGATAATGAGGCAATTGTATCGCTCCAATTCGAGTATTTTGGGGCAGAAGAAGAAGAATCAGCGGAAGGCGAGGAACAAGAAGAGGGCGCAAGAGAGGAGACATAGTGAGAGTGAAGCGTCGGAGAAGGAGGATGAGAAGAGGGAGGAAAAGAGTGATTATATTCATAGTGATATTTTCGATATGGATTTGGGGGTGTAG